A genomic window from Brassica oleracea var. oleracea cultivar TO1000 chromosome C8, BOL, whole genome shotgun sequence includes:
- the LOC106311844 gene encoding transcription factor GTE4-like — MASEPVNGEGTDGAREKQKIKVYTRKGKGQRKLSPFFAFDGDSREKPEGDSENNRQSPPQTLAQESQKSPVSSVATEAPSEKVIDKPLVEALTQAEPQDDASLAPTDKNVIQPVSDPLGQEDVNTVTGDKSVEVPSQSNTGQDDVNTVVVYENSIKESLAQEDVTAMIVDKKAIEAPSQTISAGDANTVVVDKNPIEVSSDEDVHVVDADNLIKESQRDAPDAQQPAGVTSDSAQSIHATATESMPMEKDVDGRIKMHVPSKSKQEKEEIRKKLEDQLNVVRDLVKKIEDKEGEIGAYNDSRLLASTDINNGGGRILPGLASGGLPREVIRTPRHLNQLSISVLENTQGVNEHVEKEKRTPKANQFYRTSEFLLGDKLPPAESNKKSKSSAKKHGGEAGHGFSAGSKVFKNCSALLERLMKHKHGWVFNAPVDVKGLGLHDYFAIIEHPMDLGTVKSALANNLYKSPREFAEDVRLTFHNAMTYNPPGQDVHIMAEVLLQMFEERWAVIEADYNRQLRFAAGYEMNLPASTMRSRLGPTMPPPPISVSNTMDWSGLPSDLQHPKPTTTPGRTPTSARTPALKKPKANEPNKRDMTYEEKQKLSGQLQNLPPEKLDAIVQIVNKRNTAVKLRDEEIEVDIDSVDPETLWELDRFVTNYKKGLSKKKRRAELAIQAKAEAERNSQKQMAPAPVAHEFSREGGNTAKKTLPTQVPSQVDKQNNETSRSSSSSSSSSSSSSSSDSDSDSSSSSGS; from the exons ATGGCTTCAGAGCCTGTTAACGGAGAAGGAACCGATGGGGCGAGAGAGAAGCAAAAGATTAAAGTTTATACGAGAAAAGGTAAAGGTCAGAGGAAACTGTCTCCGTTCTTCGCCTTTGACGGTGATAGCCGCGAGAAACCAGAGGGGGATTCAGAAAACAATCGTCAGAGTCCTCCTCAAACTCTAGCTCAAGAGTCTCAGAAGAGTCCTGTGTCCAGTGTAGCTACTGAAGCACCTTCTGAGAAGGTGATTGACAAGCCTCTTGTGGAAGCATTGACTCAAGCAGAACCTCAGGATGATGCTAGTTTGGCCCCTACTGATAAGAACGTTATTCAACCTGTCTCTGATCCTTTGGGTCAAGAAGATGTGAACACTGTTACAGGAGACAAGTCTGTGGAAGTACCTTCTCAAAGCAATACAGGTCAAGATGATGTCAATACAGTGGTTGTTTATGAGAACTCTATCAAGGAAAGCCTTGCTCAAGAAGATGTTACTGCCATGATTGTTGACAAGAAGGCTATTGAAGCACCTTCTCAGACCATATCCGCGGGAGATGCCAATACTGTTGTTGTTGACAAGAATCCCATTGAAGTGTCTTCTGATGAAGATGTCCACGTGGTAGATGCAGATAACCTAATAAAAGAATCTCAAAGAGATGCCCCTGATGCCCAGCAGCCAGCAGGGGTTACATCTGATTCTGCTCAGAGCATCCACGCTACTGCTACCGAAAGCATGCCAATGGAGAAGGACGTAGATGGACGCATAAAGATGCATGTACCCTCCAAGTCAAAGCAAGAGAAAGAGGAGATCAGGAAAAAGCTTGAAGACCAGCTTAACGTGGTCAGAGATCTGGTAAAGAAGATAGAGGACAAAGAGGGGGAGATTGGTGCGTATAACGACTCTCGCCTTTTGGCTAGCACTGATATTAATAACGGAGGAGGAAGGATCCTTCCAGGGTTGGCATCTGGTGGACTTCCGCGTGAGGTCATTAGAACACCAAGGCATTTAAATCAACTAAGTATATCAGTGTTGGAGAATACTCAAGGAGTCAATGAGCATGTGGAGAAAGAGAAGAGAACACCCAAGGCAAATCAGTTTTATAGAACTTCGGAGTTTTTACTTGGTGACAAGCTGCCACCCGCAGAGAGTAACAAGAAATCAAAATCAAGCGCAAAGAAGCACGGAGGGGAGGCTGGGCATGGTTTTAGTGCAGGCTCTAAAGTTTTCAAGAATTGCAGTGCTCTACTAGAGAGGCTGATGAAGCATAAACATGGTTGGGTGTTCAATGCTCCTGTAGATGTGAAGGGTCTTGGTTTGCATGATTACTTCGCCATTATCGAACACCCTATGGATTTGGGAACGGTCAAGTCTGCGTTGGCAAATAATCTGTACAAGTCGCCAAGAGAGTTTGCAGAGGATGTTAGGCTTACTTTCCACAATGCCATGACATACAACCCACCAGGACAAGATGTCCATATAATGGCGGAAGTGCTGTTACAGATGTTTGAGGAGAGGTGGGCTGTGATAGAGGCAGATTATAATCGTCAGCTGAGATTTGCCGCTGGTTATGAGATGAATCTTCCAGCTTCTACAATGAGGTCTAGATTGGGTCCTACAATGCCGCCGCCGCCCATCAGTGTGAGTAATACAATGGACTGGAGTGGTCTCCCTTCTGACTTGCAGCACCCAAAACCAACAACAACGCCTGGCAGAACACCGACCAGTGCAAGGACCCCTGCTCTGAAGAAGCCAAAGGCGAACGAACCGAATAAAAGAGATATGACGTATGAAGAGAAGCAGAAGCTTAGTGGCCAGTTGCAGAATCTGCCTCCAGAGAAACTAGATGCGATTGTGCAGATTGTTAACAAAAGGAACACTGCTGTGAAGCTACGGGATGAAGAGATTGAAGTCGATATTGATAGTGTTGATCCGGAGACCCTGTGGGAGCTGGACAGATTTGTAACCAACTACAAAAAGGGATTGAGCAAGAAGAAGAGAAGAGCTGAGCTAGCCATTCAAGCTAAAGCAGAAGCTGAGAGAAATAGCCAGAAACAGATG GCTCCTGCACCGGTGGCACATGAGTTTTCTAGGGAGGGTGGCAACACAG CTAAAAAGACGCTCCCTACACAAGTACCTTCTCAAGTGGACAAACAAAACAATGAGACGAGCAGATCAAGTAGTTCAAGCAGCTCTTCCAGTAGTTCCAGCTCTTCTAGTG ATTCGGACAGCGATAGCTCTTCGTCATCTGGATCATGA
- the LOC106312623 gene encoding uncharacterized protein HI_0077 produces the protein MVRMLSHLRPFPTNSLSRSLTVLSFSPTQQHKLWSGLDTWRNSPINDLRLWGPNGPLLPSSNSTSSTSHGLVSAAPSLADLGALVLSTPDPLSKSHISHLAFSRWRRDNNLPVGSISNLPSSPARPPKPLLVPTNEVPSPKDSDLPLNAYMLHNLAHIELNAIDLAWDTVARFSPFFDVLGRRFFDDFAHVADDESRHFMWCSQRLAELGFKYGDIPANNLLMRECENTSKNVAARLAVIPLVQEARGLDAGPRLVKRLMGFGDHRTSNIVAKIAEEEIAHVAVGVDWFLSVCQKMNRAPCPTFKDLIKEYGAELRGPFNHSAREIAGIPRDWYDPSCGTEVDEGSNKQGDKEQLSAVYDRLTHIISMESENSSLERPSRA, from the exons ATGGTTAGAATGTTGAGTCATCTCCGTCCCTTTCCGACCAATTCTCTGTCTCGTTCTCTCACTGTTCTCTCTTTTTCCCCGACACAGCAACACAAACTCTGGTCTGGTCTCGACACCTGGAGAAACAGCCCCATCAACGACCTCCGTCTCTGGGGTCCCAACGGCCCTCTCCTCCCTTCCTCTAACTCCACCTCATCCACCTCCCACGGCCTAGTCTCCGCAGCCCCTTCCCTCGCCGACCTCGGAGCTCTCGTCCTCTCAACCCCCGACCCTCTCTCCAAATCCCACATCTCACACTTAGCTTTCTCCCGTTGGCGCCGTGACAACAATCTCCCCGTTGGCTCCATCTC CAACCTCCCTTCTTCTCCCGCTCGCCCTCCCAAACCACTCCTC GTTCCGACCAACGAAGTCCCAAGTCCGAAAGACTCTGACCTTCCTCTCAACGCCTATATGCTTCACAACCTCGCTCACATCGAGCTCAACGCTATTGACTTGGCGTGGGACACTGTCGCTCGCTTCTCCCCTTTCTTCGACGTTTTGGGACGCAGGTTCTTCGATGACTTCGCTCATGTTGCTGATGATGAGAGTCGGCACTTCATGTGGTGTTCTCAGAGACTCGCTGAGCTTGGTTTCAA GTATGGAGATATTCCGGCTAATAATTTGCTGATGAGGGAATGCGAGAACACATCTAAGAATGTCGCTGCTCGGTTAGCTGTTATCCCTCTTGTTCAG GAGGCTAGAGGGCTTGATGCTGGACCTAGGTTGGTCAAAAGGCTGATGGGATTTGGAGATCACAGGACTTCGAATATTGTGGCTAAGATTGCTGAGGAGGAAATTGCACATGTAGCTGTTGGTGTAGACTGGTTTCTCTCTGTTTGTCAAAAGATGAACCGTGCTCCTTGCCCTACTTTTAAAG ATTTGATCAAAGAGTATGGTGCTGAGTTAAGAGGACCTTTTAACCATTCAGCTCGGGAGATAGCTGGCATTCCGCGAGATTG GTATGATCCCTCATGTGGCACCGAAGTTGATGAAGGCAGCAACAAACAGGGTGACAAGGAGCAACTTTCTGCG GTGTACGACAGGCTCACTCACATAATCTCAATGGAGAGTGAGAACTCAAGTCTCGAAAGACCATCCAGGGCGTAA
- the LOC106312620 gene encoding phospholipase A1-IIalpha-like, translated as MLEDIPKRWKVLSGQNKWKGLLDPLDSDLRRYLIHYGEMAQVGYDAFNWDRKSEYCGDCYYSKSQIHARTGYLKANPIRYNVTKYIYATASIKMPLCFIVKSLSKKASRVQTNWMGYIAVATDEGKAMLGRRDIVVAWRGTLQPYEWANDFDFPLESGVKVFPVSDRKHVPRIGSGWLDVYTASDAKSPYDTTSAREQVQAELKRLLEVYKNEEVSITFTGHSLGGVMSTLAAADLVHSSQNKIHTGIQSKQVPITVFAFGCPRIGDQDFKKVVSSHKQLNILRIVNVPDVAPNYPLFMYAEVGEVLQINTLNSTYLKRSLNWRNYHNLEIYLHGIAGMQDKSGVFKLEIGRDVSLVNKGLDALKDKYLVPSVWRCLANRGMVQMDDGTWKLDVHRYEDDDDDGSTNK; from the exons ATGTTGGAAGACATACCAAAGAGATGGAAAGTGCTAAGTGGCCAAAACAAATGGAAAGGCCTGCTTGATCCACTTGACTCAGACCTACGTCGCTACCTCATTCACTATGGCGAGATGGCTCAGGTTGGTTATGACGCCTTTAACTGGGACCGTAAGTCCGAATACTGCGGTGACTGTTATTACTCCAAGAGTCAAATCCATGCTCGAACCGGCTACCTTAAAGCCAACCCTATCAG GTACAATGTGACCAAGTACATCTATGCAACAGCTTCTATAAAGATGCCACTTTGTTTCATCGTCAAGTCTTTGTCAAAGAAAGCCTCGCGCGTGCAGACTAACTGGATGGGTTACATTGCGGTCGCTACAGACGAGGGGAAGGCGATGCTAGGGAGGAGAGACATTGTTGTAGCTTGGAGAGGAACTCTTCAGCCGTATGAATGGGCTAACGACTTCGATTTTCCTCTTGAGTCAGGTGTTAAAGTTTTCCCTGTAAGCGACCGCAAACACGTGCCTCGTATTGGAAGTGGCTGGCTTGATGTTTATACAGCTTCGGATGCTAAGTCTCCTTATGACACGACTAGCGCACGTGAACAG GTACAAGCAGAGCTAAAGAGACTGCTAGAAGTCTACAAGAACGAAGAAGTAAGCATCACTTTCACAGGCCACAGCTTGGGCGGAGTGATGTCAACACTAGCAGCTGCAGATCTCGTCCACAGCAGTCAAAACAAGATTCACACAGGTATTCAAAGCAAACAAGTCCCCATCACAGTTTTCGCATTCGGGTGCCCTCGAATAGGAGACCAAGACTTCAAGAAAGTAGTCAGCTCGCACAAACAACTAAACATCCTAAGAATAGTAAACGTTCCCGACGTGGCACCAAACTATCCGCTCTTCATGTATGCAGAGGTAGGCGAGGTGCTGCAGATCAACACGCTGAACTCGACTTACCTGAAACGGTCTCTGAACTGGAGGAACTACCATAACCTGGAGATATACCTGCACGGGATAGCGGGGATGCAGGACAAGTCCGGGGTGTTTAAGCTGGAGATTGGTCGGGATGTTTCGTTGGTTAATAAAGGGTTGGATGCTCTGAAGGATAAGTACTTAGTGCCGAGTGTCTGGAGGTGTCTTGCGAATAGAGGGATGGTTCAGATGGATGATGGGACGTGGAAGCTGGATGTCCACAGGTATGAAGATGATGATGATGATGGCTCCACAAATAAGTAA
- the LOC106312621 gene encoding ervatamin-B-like, whose protein sequence is MLNALRKTNLTLVIFICSILIASRLCTGDSFVYDPSKTLRERFKKWLQTHSILYGGKEEWMLRFGIYQSNLQLIDYINSLHLPFKLTDNRFADMTNAEFKAHFLGLNTSSLMLDRDQRPVCDALGNVPASVDWRKEGAVTPIRNQGKCGGCWAFTAVAAIEGINKIKTGNLVSLSEQQLIDCDVGAFNKGCSGGLMTTAYEYLIANGGLVTEADYPYTAIQGSCDQEKSQNKVVTVQGYTKVEQNEASLQAATAQQPVSVGIDAGGFIFQLYSSGVFTGFCGNHLNHGVTVVGYGEEDGQKYWIVKNSWGTGWGEQGYVKMERGYSEETGKCGIAMLASYPTK, encoded by the exons ATGCTGAATGCACTTAGAAAAACTAACCTGACCCTCGTCATTTTTATCTGCTCTATCCTGATAGCTTCAAGGCTATGTACTGGGGACTCCTTTGTGTACGACCCAAGCAAAACCTTGAGGGAACGGTTCAAGAAGTGGCTTCAAACCCATAGCATCTTATATGGAGGAAAGGAGGAGTGGATGCTACGGTTTGGGATATACCAGTCTAATCTCCAGCTGATAGACTACATCAACTCCCTCCACTTGCCGTTTAAGTTAACAGACAACAGATTCGCAGACATGACCAATGCTGAGTTTAAGGCTCATTTTCTCGGTTTGAACACGTCTTCCTTGATGCTAGACAGAGACCAAAGGCCGGTTTGTGACGCACTAGGCAATGTGCCAGCCTCTGTGGACTGGAGGAAAGAAGGTGCAGTGACTCCTATTAGAAACCAAGGAAAATGCG GAGGTTGCTGGGCGTTCACTGCAGTGGCAGCTATTGAAGGCATCAACAAGATAAAGACAGGGAACTTAGTATCTCTCTCAGAACAACAACTCATAGACTGTGACGTCGGCGCTTTTAACAAAGGATGTAGCGGTGGATTAATGACAACAGCATATGAATATCTCATAGCCAATGGTGGACTAGTCACCGAGGCTGACTATCCATACACAGCCATACAGGGTTCATGTGACCAAGAGAAGTCCCAAAACAAGGTGGTTACAGTACAAGGATACACAAAGGTGGAACAGAACGAGGCGAGTTTACAAGCAGCTACTGCTCAACAGCCAGTATCAGTAGGAATAGATGCTGGTGGTTTTATCTTTCAGCTCTACTCTTCTGGTGTATTCACAGGCTTCTGTGGAAACCATCTTAACCATGGAGTGACTGTTGTTGGATATGGAGAAGAAGATGGTCAAAAGTACTGGATTGTAAAGAATTCGTGGGGAACTGGTTGGGGTGAACAGGGGTATGTAAAGATGGAACGTGGTTATAGTGAAGAGACGGGTAAGTGTGGTATTGCTATGCTTGCAAGCTATCCCACGAAGTGA
- the LOC106308381 gene encoding thiol protease SEN102-like — MEQNEASLQAATAQQPVSVGIDADGFIFQLYSSGVFTCFCGNHLNHGVTIVGYGEEDGQKFGIESSDTSFNTNIEDSLYTTKSKHMEQNEASLQAATAQQPVSVGIDADGFIFQLYSSGVFTCFYGNHLNHGVTIVGYGEEDGQKYWIVKNSWGTGWGEQGYVRMERGYSEETGKCGIDMLASYPTKFGIESSDTSFNTNIEDSLYTTKSKHMEQNEASLQAATAQQPVSVGIDADGFIFQLYSSGVFTCFCGNHLNHGVTIVGYGEEDGQKYWIVKNSWGTG, encoded by the exons ATGGAACAGAACGAGGCGAGTTTACAAGCAGCTACTGCTCAACAGCCAGTATCAGTAGGAATAGATGCTGATGGTTTTATCTTTCAGCTCTACTCTTCTGGTGTATTCACATGCTTCTGTGGAAACCATCTTAACCATGGAGTGACTATTGTTGGATATGGAGAAGAAGATGGTCAAAA GTTTGGCATTGAGTCTAGTGATACATCATTTAACACTAACATTGAAGATTCACTCTATACTACTAAATCAAAACACATGGAACAGAACGAGGCGAGTTTACAAGCAGCTACTGCTCAACAGCCAGTATCAGTAGGAATAGATGCTGATGGTTTTATCTTTCAGCTCTACTCTTCTGGTGTATTCACATGCTTCTATGGAAACCATCTTAACCATGGAGTGACTATTGTTGGATATGGAGAAGAAGATGGTCAAAAGTACTGGATTGTAAAGAATTCGTGGGGAACTGGTTGGGGTGAACAGGGGTATGTAAGGATGGAACGTGGTTATAGTGAAGAGACGGGTAAGTGTGGTATTGATATGCTTGCAAGCTATCCCACAAA GTTTGGCATTGAGTCTAGTGATACATCATTTAACACTAACATTGAAGATTCACTCTATACTACTAAATCAAAACACATGGAACAGAACGAGGCGAGTTTACAAGCAGCTACTGCTCAACAGCCAGTATCAGTAGGAATAGATGCTGATGGTTTTATCTTTCAGCTCTACTCTTCTGGTGTATTCACATGCTTCTGTGGAAACCATCTTAACCATGGAGTGACTATTGTTGGATATGGAGAAGAAGATGGTCAAAAGTACTGGATTGTAAAGAATTCGTGGGGAACTGGTTGA
- the LOC106310945 gene encoding LOB domain-containing protein 2-like, translating into MMQRNSTNNTNNNSISNNPSSHQACASCKHQRKKCNNECILSPYFPARKTKEFQAVHKVFGVSNVQKMVRTVRDEDRTKLSESLTWEALWRQKDPVLGSYGEYRRISEELKLYKSLVHNQPVIGWDNNHQRLINNNNKNGLVVNSSGSGGFSVNNNGVGGNRDVINGGFISRNLQGGYENLRQDQRQQCYAVINGFKQHHLPLSN; encoded by the coding sequence ATGATGCAAAGGAACTCTACCAACAACACGAACAACAACAGCATCTCTAATAACCCATCGTCACATCAAGCCTGCGCTTCATGCAAACACCAACGAAAGAAATGCAACAATGAATGCATCTTATCCCCTTATTTTCCGGCTCGAAAGACCAAGGAGTTTCAGGCCGTTCACAAAGTGTTTGGTGTTAGTAACGTACAGAAAATGGTACGGACCGTACGTGATGAGGATCGTACCAAGCTGTCTGAATCTTTGACATGGGAAGCTCTATGGAGACAGAAAGATCCGGTTCTTGGCTCATATGGGGAGTATAGGAGGATCAGTGAAGAGCTTAAGCTGTACAAAAGCTTAGTTCATAACCAACCTGTCATTGGTTGGGATAATAATCATCAACGTTTAATCAACAATAACAACAAAAACGGATTAGTGGTAAACTCAAGTGGATCTGGTGGGTTTAGTGTTAATAACAATGGTGTTGGTGGTAACCGGGACGTTATTAACGGCGGATTTATATCGAGGAATTTGCAAGGTGGCTATGAAAATTTAAGGCAAGATCAAAGGCAACAATGTTATGCAGTGATTAATGGGTTTAAACAGCATCATCTCCCTCTAAGCAATTGA
- the LOC106310605 gene encoding uncharacterized protein LOC106310605, translating into MRGVGAEKKITLEEYVDFINSAKSIDFTCSYLNQILHIHGFRKLHKSNKKTVGEAVGAVDLLDLSRSTLNQTSVASSASLTLDQVISDIEALKWQECCLTSLQIISSDEVTPGPAVASPKQKSNKRKIGNQKKKKKMRRASDL; encoded by the exons ATGAGGGGAGTAGGAGCAGAGAAGAAGATAACTCTGGAGGAATACGTCGATTTCATCAACTCTGCAAAGTCCATCGACTTCACCTGCTCCTACCTCAATCAG ATCCTTCACATTCACGGCTTCCGAAAGCTTCACAAATCCAATAAG AAAACTGTAGGAGAAGCAGTAGGCGCAGTGGATCTACTCGATCTCTCTCGCTCGACTCTCAATCAAACCTCCGTCGCGTCATCAGCTTCCCTAACTCTCGATCAAGTCATAAGCGACATCGAAGCTCTCAAGTGGCAGGAGTGCTGCCTCACCTCTCTCCAGATCATCAGTTCCGATGAAGTCACTCCAGGACCAGCCGTCGCCAGCCCCAAGCAGAAATCGAACAAGAGAAAGATCGGAAACCAAAAGAAGAAGAAGAAAATGCGAAGAGCGTCAGATCTATGA
- the LOC106308382 gene encoding glutathione S-transferase T3-like, which translates to MDFNPFTQPSNFVELLSSQQNVIFGNVSDSVSQSSPQVPLTDDSNFCEDSEAVPKERRTWTPSDDVLLISSWLNTSKDPVIGNEQRCNAFWKRIADYFSASRRLAGSEKRKASHCKNRWQKINDQVCKFAGAYEAASRERTSGQNENDVLKVRLKED; encoded by the exons ATGGATTTTAATCCATTCACTCAGCCTTCAAACTTTGTTGAGCTGCTTAGCAGTCAACAAAATGTAATCTTCGGAAACGTATCAGATAGCGTGTCACAATCTTCACCGCAAGTTCCCTTGACCGATGATTCAAACTTTTGTGAAGACAGTGAAGCAGTGCCGAAGGAAAGAAGGACTTGGACGCCTTCAGACGATGTGCTGCTCATCAGCTCGTGGTTAAACACGAGCAAAGATCCCGTAATAGGGAATGAGCAAAGGTGCAATGCTTTCTGGAAAAGAATAGCTGACTACTTCTCTGCTAGTCGAAGGCTTGCTGGCAGTGAGAAGAGAAAGGCTTCTCACTGCAAGAATCGGTGGCAGAAGATCAATGACCAAGTATGCAAGTTTGCTGGAGCATACGAGGCTGCATCGAGAGAGAGAACGAGTGGGCAAAATGAGAACGATGTTCTCAAA GTGAGATTAAAGGAAGATTAA
- the LOC106310502 gene encoding delta-9 desaturase-like 5 protein, giving the protein MCDPTRDDGGLVRKENRAYFQREWNSFDVMRTLTVTIVHLLCLLAPFNYKWEALRFGLVLFAVVQLGITFSYHRNLSHRSFKLPKWLEYPFAYSAVLALQGDPMDWVSIHRFHHQFTDTDRDPHSPTEGLWFSHVLWIFDTRYIKSKCGRRNNVMDLKQQWFYRFLRKTIGFHVLMFWTVLYLYGGLPYLTCGGGVGVAIGYHVTWLVNSVGHLWGSRSWKTKDTSRNVWWLSIFTMGDSWHNNHHAFQSSARQGLEWWQIDITWYLIRLFEVLGLATDVKLPTEYQKQKLALACSS; this is encoded by the exons ATGTGTGATCCCACTAGAGACGATGGCGGCTTGGTTCGTAAGGAAAACAGGGCGTATTTTCAGAGAGAATGGAATTCGTTCGATGTAATGAGAACGTTAACCGTTACAATTGTGCACTTGTTGTGTCTCTTGGCGCCATTTAACTATAAGTGGGAAGCTTTACGGTTCGGTCTGGTGCTCTTCGCGGTTGTTCAGCTCGGCATCACATTTTCATACCATAGGAATTTGTCTCACCGGAGCTTCAAGCTCCCAAAATGGCTCGAATATCCTTTCGCCTATTCTGCTGTTTTAGCTCTTCAG GGCGATCCGATGGACTGGGTGAGCATACATAGGTTTCATCACCAATTCACAGACACAGACCGTGACCCACATAGCCCTACCGAAGGGTTATGGTTCAGCCATGTCTTGTGGATATTTGACACTCGTTACATCAAATCTAAG TGTGGAAGACGTAACAACGTGATGGACTTGAAGCAGCAATGGTTCTATAGGTTTCTACGAAAGACAATTGGTTTCCACGTCTTAATGTTTTGGACCGTCCTCTATCTCTACGGTGGTTTACCTTACCTTACTTGCGGCGGG GGCGTAGGAGTGGCGATCGGGTACCATGTGACATGGCTCGTAAACTCGGTCGGCCATCTTTGGGGTTCAAGGTCGTGGAAGACTAAAGACACATCTCGTAACGTTTG GTGGCTAAGCATATTTACAATGGGAGATAGTTGGCACAACAACCACCATGCGTTTCAGTCATCGGCAAGGCAAGGATTGGAGTGGTGGCAGATAGATATCACCTGGTACCTAATTCGACTATTTGAGGTTCTCGGATTAGCCACCGATGTTAAATTGCCCACGGAATACCAAAAACAGAAGCTGGCTCTCGCTTGTTCATCTTGA
- the LOC106308385 gene encoding uncharacterized protein LOC106308385, which translates to MGEFVEGDLVEVCSKEDGLLGGQGEDPQALVETISADEIRPMPPKLSQPSMFSLHDKVDAFDLDAWWFGKITGQEGDTYSVYFPTTNDVCKYPLQRLRRHLEFVNGQWVPSTTRQR; encoded by the exons ATGGGCGAGTTCGTGGAAGGAGATTTGGTTGAAGTATGCAGCAAAGAAGATGGTTTACTTGGAGGCCAAG GTGAAGACCCTCAGGCGTTGGTAGAAACCATCTCCGCCGACGAAATCCGTCCGATGCCACCCAAGTTATCTCAGCCGTCGATGTTTAGCCTCCATGATAAGGTTGATGCTTTTGACTTAGACGCGTGGTGGTTCGGAAAGATCACCGGTCAAGAAGGCGATACGTACTCCGTTTACTTTCCAACGACCAACGATGTGTGCAAGTACCCACTTCAACGTCTCAGAAGGCATCTCGAATTTGTCAATGGTCAATGGGTTCCTTCAACAACAAGGCAACGATGA
- the LOC106308386 gene encoding uncharacterized protein At2g29880-like, with protein MDDINLTEDPQQEKAKGAYEFWNVRETTVLIRLLVDGIKQGWGDKNGSMSKMTVEKKILPILNATVGCHKTHKHYLSRLKSLRKLYNSMQDLIRFSSGFGWDPISKNFTAPNQVWDDYEKAHPTKKSMRDENFEDYEDLQLIFEQGLATGKNAIGLGEDTDAPTFGAKDDEPSELDPRSFGYPDKEGSQASGFSDSTLPRSTKGPSEKPPPKKRAKGVEGGESSNSNMDGSHMEKSFNEMIEISIQVVSLIQQREERQQREANLREMEKKKNNIWEAIKEVFGLEEDVQYDTLKELHKWGMKDVFINMSIEERMGWIRRNVR; from the exons ATGGATGACAT AAATTTGACGGAAGATCCGCAACAAGAAAAGGCGAAAGGAGCATATGAATTTTGGAATGTTCGAGAAACGACAGTGTTGATTCGACTTCTCGTTGACGGAATTAAACAAGGGTGGGGCGACAAAAATGGGAGCATGAGCAAAATGACTGTGGAAAAAAAGATTCTACCTATTTTGAATGCCACAGTTGGTTGCCATAAAACTCATAAGCATTATTTAAGTAGACTTAAGAGTTTAAGAAAGCTCTATAATAGCATGCAAGACCTTATCCGATTCAGTTCTGGATTTGGATGGGATCCTATATCTAAAAATTTTACAGCTCCTAACCAAGTGTGGGATGATTATGAAAAG GCACATCCAACTAAGAAGAGTATGCGAGATGAAAATTTTGAAGATTATGAAGACTTACAGCTAATATTTGAGCAAGGATTAGCTACCGGAAAAAATGCTATTGGTTTAGGGGAAGACACCGATGCACCAACTTTTGGAGCTAAAGATGATGAACCTTCTGAATTAGATCCTAGATCTTTTGGATATCCAGACAAAGAAGGATCTCAAGCATCAGGGTTTTCGGATTCAACGTTGCCAAGAAGCACAAAAGGCCCATCAGAGAAGCCACCCCCTAAAAAGAGAGCCAAAGGTGTCGAAGGTGGAGAATCCAGTAACTCAAACATGGATGGTAGCCATATGGAGAAGTCTTTTAATGAAATGATCGAGATAAGCATTCAGGTTGTTAGTTTGATTCAACAAAGAGAAGAAAGACAACAAAGAGAAGCCAACTTGAGAGAAATGGAGAAAAAAAAGAATAATATCTGGGAAGCAATCAAAGAAGTTTTTGGCTTGGAGGAAGATGTTCAGTATGATACTTTGAAGGAACTTCACAAGTGGGGGATGAAAGATGTGTTCATCAACATGTCTATTGAAGAACGTATGGGGTGGATACGAAGGAACGTTAGATGA